The following are encoded in a window of Amycolatopsis lexingtonensis genomic DNA:
- a CDS encoding DHA2 family efflux MFS transporter permease subunit, translated as MTRADATAAPATDDRIGWPVWRLALVIVFGAFASGLDASLTNIGLDTIGADLHAGLAEVQWVATAYIVALAVSLPLCGWLGRRLGPGRLWLMALVAFTVSSGLCAAAPDVGWLIGLRVVQGLAAGLMVPAGQTIIGQAVGAARLGRVMSTLGIAAALAPTLGPVVGGLVLHALSWEWLFLINLPIGAIGLLFGLRYVPRGERGGAAPLDWWGFVWIGGGLPLLVYALTAWSSAGTMAAWSVLVPLVLGVAGLTVFVLRTRRRANPLMDLGLYRRPVYVAASGAAVFSGALMFGAALVFPLYFEILHHDGVIGTGLRMLALGIGTAVALPVTGRLTDRYGGGVVATWGSVAALATTIVFLVAGADADADPVLIEVLLVLLGASVAATAVPPGIAAYQTVHPDQLPDATTQVNIVQRIGGALGGSLYTVTIANGLAAGEEHAFRGVFWWLTGSAVLALICSQWLRITLHRARTTREPLERTDEQ; from the coding sequence GTGACCCGCGCGGACGCGACCGCCGCACCGGCCACGGATGACCGCATCGGCTGGCCGGTCTGGCGGCTCGCGCTGGTCATCGTGTTCGGGGCGTTCGCGTCCGGGCTCGACGCCTCGCTGACCAACATCGGACTGGACACCATCGGCGCCGACCTGCACGCCGGGCTCGCCGAGGTGCAGTGGGTCGCGACCGCCTACATCGTCGCGCTCGCCGTTTCGCTGCCGCTGTGCGGCTGGCTGGGCCGCCGGCTCGGTCCCGGGCGGCTCTGGCTGATGGCGCTGGTGGCCTTCACCGTCTCCTCCGGGCTGTGCGCGGCCGCGCCGGACGTCGGCTGGCTCATCGGCCTGCGCGTCGTCCAGGGCCTGGCCGCGGGCCTGATGGTCCCGGCGGGCCAGACGATCATCGGCCAGGCGGTCGGCGCCGCGCGGCTGGGCCGGGTGATGTCGACGCTCGGCATCGCCGCGGCGCTGGCCCCGACGCTCGGCCCGGTCGTCGGCGGCCTGGTGCTGCACGCGCTGTCGTGGGAGTGGCTGTTCCTGATCAACCTGCCCATCGGCGCGATCGGGCTGCTGTTCGGCCTCCGTTACGTCCCCCGCGGCGAACGCGGCGGCGCGGCCCCGCTCGACTGGTGGGGCTTCGTGTGGATCGGCGGCGGCCTCCCGCTGCTGGTGTACGCGCTGACGGCGTGGAGTTCGGCGGGCACCATGGCCGCGTGGTCAGTCCTGGTCCCGCTCGTGCTCGGCGTCGCGGGCCTGACGGTGTTCGTGCTGCGTACCCGGCGACGGGCGAACCCGCTGATGGACCTCGGGCTCTACCGGCGCCCGGTGTACGTCGCGGCCAGCGGCGCGGCCGTGTTCAGCGGCGCCCTGATGTTCGGCGCGGCCCTGGTCTTCCCGCTGTACTTCGAAATCCTGCACCACGACGGCGTGATCGGCACCGGGCTGCGGATGCTCGCGCTCGGCATCGGCACGGCGGTCGCGCTGCCGGTCACCGGCCGGCTGACCGACCGCTACGGCGGCGGCGTGGTCGCCACGTGGGGCAGCGTGGCCGCGCTCGCGACCACGATCGTGTTCCTCGTCGCCGGCGCGGACGCCGACGCCGACCCGGTGCTGATCGAGGTCCTGCTGGTCCTGCTCGGCGCGTCGGTCGCGGCGACCGCGGTCCCGCCCGGGATCGCGGCCTACCAGACGGTGCACCCGGACCAGCTCCCCGACGCCACCACGCAGGTCAACATCGTCCAGCGCATCGGCGGCGCCCTCGGCGGCTCGCTGTACACGGTCACCATCGCCAACGGCCTCGCGGCAGGCGAAGAGCACGCGTTCCGCGGGGTGTTCTGGTGGCTGACCGGCTCGGCGGTGCTCGCCTTGATCTGTTCGCAGTGGCTCCGCATCACCCTCCACCGCGCCCGCACCACCCGTGAACCGCTGGAAAGGACGGACGAACAGTGA
- a CDS encoding NADPH-dependent FMN reductase: MTRIAVITGSTRPRRRAALVAAWVLEVAERHAGSGDVSFEIVDLADFDLPLLDEPVPAAIGDYANEHTRRWARVIDGFDGFIFVTPEYNHSYPAALKNAIDYLFAEWGDKAAGFVSYGLHGGIRAVEHLRAAVSEVKLADVRSCVALSLFADFKITDMTQPGEFAPGDHQEPTLTRMIDEVVAWSAALAPLRAGRAAAGEVRA; encoded by the coding sequence ATGACCCGGATCGCCGTCATCACCGGCAGCACCCGGCCGCGCCGCCGCGCGGCACTGGTCGCCGCCTGGGTGCTCGAGGTCGCCGAACGGCACGCCGGCTCGGGCGACGTCAGCTTCGAAATCGTGGACCTGGCCGACTTCGACCTGCCGCTGCTCGACGAGCCGGTGCCGGCGGCGATCGGCGACTACGCGAACGAGCACACGCGGCGCTGGGCGCGCGTGATCGACGGGTTCGACGGTTTCATCTTCGTCACCCCGGAGTACAACCACTCCTACCCGGCCGCGCTGAAGAACGCGATCGACTACCTCTTCGCCGAGTGGGGCGACAAGGCGGCCGGGTTCGTCAGCTACGGCCTGCACGGCGGCATCCGCGCCGTCGAGCACCTCCGGGCCGCCGTGTCCGAGGTCAAGCTCGCGGACGTGCGCTCGTGCGTGGCGCTGTCGCTCTTCGCCGACTTCAAGATCACCGACATGACGCAGCCGGGCGAGTTCGCGCCCGGCGACCACCAGGAGCCGACGCTCACCCGGATGATCGACGAGGTCGTGGCGTGGTCGGCGGCACTGGCTCCGCTGCGCGCCGGCCGCGCGGCGGCGGGAGAGGTGCGGGCGTGA
- a CDS encoding TetR/AcrR family transcriptional regulator, with product MNSTEAAARRPQRSSDKRRAILDGARVTFAREGYSRASIDAIAAAADVSTRTLYNHFGDKARLFQEVIQTSATEVAEAQLALIEHHFGAVTDVEAALTAFAGAWARPNPEFADHFALVQQIRAEAGHLPPAVLTAWQQAGPHRVQAELASRLGQLAERGLLRVEDPERAAFHLSLLAAAEVDSRSYHGAIPIPDAEVAELATAGVRVFLHGYLP from the coding sequence ATGAACAGCACCGAAGCGGCGGCGCGCCGCCCCCAGCGCTCCAGCGACAAGCGCCGCGCGATCCTCGACGGCGCCCGCGTCACCTTCGCCCGCGAGGGCTACAGCCGGGCGAGCATCGACGCGATCGCCGCCGCCGCGGACGTCTCCACCCGCACCCTCTACAACCACTTCGGCGACAAGGCGCGGCTGTTCCAGGAGGTCATCCAGACCAGCGCGACCGAGGTCGCCGAGGCCCAGCTCGCCCTGATCGAGCACCACTTCGGCGCCGTCACCGACGTCGAGGCGGCCCTCACCGCGTTCGCCGGCGCGTGGGCCCGGCCGAACCCGGAGTTCGCCGACCACTTCGCGCTCGTGCAGCAGATCCGGGCCGAGGCCGGGCACCTCCCGCCCGCGGTGCTGACGGCCTGGCAGCAGGCCGGCCCGCATCGCGTCCAGGCGGAGCTGGCCTCGCGGCTGGGGCAGCTGGCCGAGCGCGGCCTGCTGCGCGTCGAGGACCCCGAACGCGCCGCGTTCCACCTGTCGCTGCTCGCGGCGGCGGAGGTGGACAGCCGCAGCTACCACGGCGCGATCCCCATCCCCGACGCCGAAGTCGCCGAGCTCGCCACCGCGGGCGTCCGGGTGTTCCTGCACGGCTACCTCCCCTGA
- a CDS encoding NDP-hexose 2,3-dehydratase family protein codes for MLFRDSGECLDWLAERDRAQDFTVTRTRLDRMPGWAVDPVTGNLAHRSGRFFTVEGLAIGTDHRDVESWTQPIIVQPEIGILGILTREIGGEPHYLMQAKVEPGNVNGVQLSPTVQATKSNYTRVHQGSPVPYLEHFRSPRRGRVVFDSLQSEQGSWFLSKRNRNMIIEVTEDVPVRPGFCWLTLAQLGELLLADNVVNMDARTVLSGLSFAAGAAPGPARTAELVSWFTEVKARYRLSRTRTPLAVLPDWERGPHEIRHCDGRHFSVIGVDVTAGHREVKSWSQPMIAPHGRGVVAFLGRRVAGRLEVLVQARTEAGTHDVVEMAPTVHCIPANYPAGARPRFLDEVLAAPASARLLDVVHSEEGGRFHHAENRYLVVETEPDAALDVPDDFCWMTPAELAGFVGHGSYVNVGARCLLACLNLAAGPVLDGARPRVAA; via the coding sequence GTGTTGTTCCGAGACAGCGGGGAGTGCCTGGACTGGCTCGCCGAGCGCGACCGGGCCCAGGACTTCACCGTCACCCGCACCCGGCTCGACCGCATGCCGGGCTGGGCGGTCGATCCCGTCACCGGCAACCTGGCCCACCGCAGCGGGCGGTTCTTCACCGTGGAGGGGCTGGCGATCGGCACCGACCACCGCGACGTCGAGTCGTGGACCCAGCCGATCATCGTGCAGCCCGAGATCGGCATCCTCGGCATCCTCACCCGCGAGATCGGCGGCGAGCCGCACTACCTCATGCAGGCCAAGGTGGAGCCGGGCAACGTCAACGGCGTCCAGCTCTCCCCGACCGTGCAGGCCACCAAGAGCAACTACACGCGCGTGCACCAGGGCAGCCCGGTGCCCTACCTCGAGCACTTCCGGAGCCCGCGCCGCGGGCGGGTGGTCTTCGACTCGCTGCAGTCGGAGCAGGGCTCGTGGTTCCTGAGCAAGCGCAACCGCAACATGATCATCGAAGTCACCGAGGACGTGCCCGTGCGGCCCGGTTTCTGCTGGCTGACCCTGGCGCAGCTGGGCGAGCTCCTGCTGGCCGACAACGTGGTGAACATGGACGCCCGGACGGTGCTGTCCGGGCTCTCGTTCGCCGCCGGGGCGGCGCCGGGCCCGGCCCGCACGGCCGAGCTGGTCAGCTGGTTCACCGAGGTGAAGGCGCGGTACCGGCTGAGCCGGACGCGCACGCCGCTGGCCGTGCTGCCGGACTGGGAGCGGGGGCCGCACGAGATCCGCCACTGCGACGGACGGCACTTCTCGGTGATCGGGGTCGACGTCACCGCCGGGCACCGCGAGGTGAAGAGCTGGTCGCAGCCGATGATCGCGCCGCACGGGCGCGGGGTCGTCGCGTTCCTCGGCCGCCGGGTGGCGGGCCGGCTCGAGGTGCTGGTCCAGGCCCGCACGGAGGCGGGGACGCACGACGTCGTCGAGATGGCGCCGACGGTGCACTGCATCCCGGCCAACTACCCGGCGGGGGCCCGGCCGCGGTTCCTCGACGAGGTGCTCGCGGCACCGGCGTCCGCGCGGCTGCTCGACGTCGTCCACTCGGAGGAGGGTGGCCGGTTCCACCACGCGGAGAACCGGTACCTCGTCGTCGAAACCGAGCCGGACGCCGCCCTCGACGTCCCGGACGACTTCTGCTGGATGACCCCGGCCGAGCTCGCCGGGTTCGTCGGCCACGGCAGCTACGTCAACGTCGGGGCCCGGTGCCTGCTGGCGTGCCTGAACCTGGCCGCCGGCCCGGTACTGGACGGCGCGCGCCCGCGCGTCGCCGCCTGA